Proteins from a genomic interval of Hoplias malabaricus isolate fHopMal1 chromosome 13, fHopMal1.hap1, whole genome shotgun sequence:
- the ccdc43 gene encoding coiled-coil domain-containing protein 43: MAAAAAGREQFDSWLCSRLDALQLDRDVYGVYIRSLLEEEDSEAERLDALRATLSAMLEEDTVEEVCQQILQHWTDCLSQSSGTSNQDEVQAIASLIEKQAQIVVKQKEVPEEDKKRKEALLAQYANVTDEEDEAAEEEESGALPIPTDKSLFKNTNVEDVLNRRRQQREQAKEDSHKKKEQDKMQREKDKLSKQERKEKEKKRTQKGERKR; encoded by the exons ATGGCGGCAGCGGCGGCGGGCCGAGAGCAGTTCGACTCGTGGCTGTGTTCGCGGCTGGACGCGCTGCAGCTGGACCGGGACGTCTACGGGGTTTATATCCGCTCTCTGCTGGAGGAAGAGGACAGCGAGGCCGAGCGCCTGGACGCTCTCAGAGCCACTCTCTCGGCCATGCTG GAGGAAGACACAGTTGAAGAAGTTTGTCAGCAGATATTACAACATTGGACAGACTGCCTTTCTCAATCCTCCGGTACCAGCAACCAAG ATGAGGTTCAGGCCATTGCCAGTCTCATAGAGAAGCAGGCCCAGATTGTGGTCAAACAGAAGGAAGTGCCGGAGGAGGACAAGAAGAGGAAAGAAGCTTTACTCGCTCAATATGCCAATGTTACAGATGAGGAAGA TGAAGCCGCGGAAGAGGAGGAATCAGGAGCTCTGCCAATCCCCACTGACAAAt CCCTGTTCAAGAACACAAACGTGGAGGACGTCCTGAACCGGCGCCGGCAGCAGCGTGAGCAGGCCAAGGAGGACTCCCACAAGAAGAAAGAGCAGGACAAGATGCAGAGGGAGAAAGACAAGCTCTCCAAACAGGAGCgcaaggagaaagagaagaaacgCACACAAAAAGGCGAGCGCAAGAGATAG
- the moto gene encoding meiosis-specific coiled-coil domain-containing protein MEIOC isoform X1, which yields MEVNNGKSKITVDANRKKMAVSDSYYSPYRFQNDFGGDSGHFMTDISLHGETQLPYNSWSSQDDPCQLISCAQGIPRNRNVLDGNDCGSEADLYGLVSNILEEADPVDPYFSQETSPGLTTAWSHKSMTEDSLQYPNSEAKVQSSSGMQFNHFCPEPMRKDSNQSPDIYQNFNGFDAAEPTWPFSTFIGESEVSIPAIPDLTRPPPGLSTPPVVNACFSKSRVGKSENTMPMPGKEDCFYNTSVNVLENMNALNDPRCLPNKTNDSYFSPYQDLFASSKRKIQKNCSFSLQDANKLANNIQALLMGDQGVYKFESAQNNFLRAQDENMSDIKSLPFQNMSAFVSHVPSFRTEMTGSLREQRGCEIGKNHPLQSDYTTKDFFGFGQSSEYFELPKSFTSPFNPPTPPQSKELSQRETGIPQTSLQQYHHGQSNQFPNQAKIPAKTKNNTDHQGISKLMSQSVAEFVPLLSSQQTPAARVFTDFGQGDGVSMEGRMSQACLGLGLEEGLRNGAGTGDGGEFLQLVQSRLQGSTGMCEGRFSQRFGMKPKPSTNISRETEKQQGLLQNPYQIPGSMYAGPTRKNGAVTNQAKLAPSQMLPYMYQMGNPRQNPCNLFPSSSLMPYGASVPLVDMSELLPDGEFPAFSPYLQELLGQNPAGGDGPLSGYLPSMRSPKLSKRRGKSPMSELHHYLEECYDQWRLLQKERKKTETVLLKSYPGKRVSAMTNISLPMMPPNPSRVDRLILDQLQEQAKVVGLLRKMERLQSFPLNANICSTLDRHLELICIAQARHRDKFLNSSSRQRQGLAFLWEDRDILILASALKDLSSSTRKSRTALWCALQMTLPKTTSSLEDGGEGDTCLPLSHHSPDHIISE from the exons ATGGAG GTTAACAATGGGAAAAGCAAAATCACTGTGGATGCAAACAGGAAAAAGATGGCTGTATCAGACTCATATTATTCACCTTACAGATTTCAG AATGATTTTGGTGGAGATAGTGGTCATTTTATGACAGATATTTCACTGCATGGGGAGACCCAACTGCCTTACAATTCCTGGTCATCTCAAGATGACCCTTGTCAACTGATCAGTTGTGCTCAAGGCATCCCAAGGAACAG GAATGTTTTAGATGGGAATGACTGTGggagtgaagctgatctctATGGATTAGTGTCAAACATCTTGGAGGAGGCTGATCCAGTGGACCCTTACTTCTCACAGGA GACATCACCTGGCCTTACAACTGCATGGTCCCACAAATCTATGACAGAAGACAGTCTGCAGTACCCTAATTCTGAGGCAAAGGTGCAATCCAGCTCTGGCATGCAGTTTAACCATTTCTGTCCTGAGCCCATGAGAAAAGATTCTAATCAAAGTCCTGACATTTACCAGAATTTTAATGGTTTCGATGCTGCTGAACCAACTTGGCCTTTCTCCACTTTCATTGGAGAATCTGAGGTATCCATCCCAGCTATCCCAGATCTAACCAGACCTCCTCCTGGCCTCAGTACCCCACCTGTTGTCAATGCCTGCTTTTCCAAGAGCAGGGTTGGTAAATCTGAAAATACCATGCCTATGCCTGGGAAAGAAGACTGCTTTTATAACACCAGTGTTAATGTTTTGGAGAACATGAATGCACTAAATGACCCTCGCTGCCttccaaataaaacaaatgactCCTACTTCAGCCCATACCAAGACCTCTTTGCATCAAGCAAACGAAAAATTCAAAAGAActgttcattttctctgcaaGATGCCAATAAGCTAGCCAATAACATTCAAGCTCTTCTCATGGGAGATCAGGGTGTTTATAAATTTGAATCAGCTCAGAACAATTTCTTGAGGGCTCAGGATGAAAACATGTCTGATATAAAGAGTCTCCCATTTCAAAACATGTCCGCATTTGTTTCTCATGTTCCTAGTTTTAGGACAGAAATGACAGGGAGCTTAAGAGAGCAAAGAGGTTGTGAGATTGGGAAGAATCATCCTTTGCAAAGTGATTACACAACCAAAGACTTTTTTGGATTTGGTCAGTCGTCAGAATATTTTGAGCTCCCTAAATCCTTTACATCCCCCTTCAACCCCCCAACTCCACCACAGAGTAAAGAGCTGAGTCAAAGAGAAACTGGAATTCCTCAAACCAGCCTTCAACAGTACCATCATGGCCAGTCAAACCAATTTCCAAATCAAGCTAAGATTCCTGCCAAGACCAAAAACAACACTGATCACCAGGGAATATCCAAGCTAATGTCCCAGTCTGTGGCTGAATTTGTTCCACTTCTGTCATCCCAGCAGACGCCTGCAGCCAGAGTCTTCACTGATTTTGGACAGGGTGATGGAGTGAGTATGGAAGGCAGGATGAGCCAGGCATGCTTAGGTTTAGGTTTGGAAGAAGGTCTGAGGAATGGAGCAGGCACTGGAGATGGAGGGGAGTTTTTGCAGTTAGTCCAAAGTAGGCTGCAAGGATCTACTGGCATGTGTGAGGGGCGTTTCTCTCAGCGATTTGGAATGAAACCCAAACCCTCAACTAACATTTCGAGGgagacagaaaaacagcaagGCCTGCTGCAGAACCCATATCAGATTCCAGGGAGCATGTATGCTGGTCCCACCAGAAAAAATGGTGCTGTAACCAACCAAGCCAAACTTGCACCATCTCAGATGCTCCCATACATGTACCAGATGGGGAATCCCAGGCAAAATCCATGTAATTTGTTCCCTTCCAGCTCCCTGATGCCCTATGGAGCATCTGTGCCTCTTGTGGACATGAGTGAGCTTCTTCCAGATGGAGAATTTCCAGCCTTCAGCCCTTACCTACAGGAACTCTTAGGGCAAAACCCAGCAGGTGGAGATGGACCTCTCTCTGGGTATCTCCCCTCCATGAGGTCACCCAAACTCAGCAAAAGACGAGGCAAAAGCCCTATGAGCGAACTGCACCATTATCTGGAGGAGTGCTATGATCAGTGGAGATTGttgcagaaagaaagaaagaag ACAGAGACTGTACTGTTGAAGAGCTATCCAGGAAAACGTGTGTCTGCGATGACCAATATCTCTCTGCCCATGATGCCCCCCAACCCTTCCAGAGTGGATAGGTTAATTCTGGACCAGCTTCAAGAGCAGGCCAAG gtGGTGGGTTTACTGCGGAAGATGGAGCGCTTGCAGAGTTTTCCACTCAATGCCAACATCTGTTCAACATTGGATAGACACCTAGAGTTGATCTGTATTGCTCAGGCCCGCCACAGGGATAAATTcctcaacagcagcagcagacagAGACAGGGCCTGGCTTTCCTCTGGGAGGACAGAG ATATCCTGATTCTGGCCTCTGCACTGAAGGACCTGAGCAGCAGCACCAGGAAATCTCGCACTGCTCTGTGGTGTGCTCTGCAGATGACATTGCCCAAAACCACCTCCAGTCTTGAGGATGGAGGAGAGGGAGACACCTGTCTACCTTTGAGCCATCACAGTCCTGACCACATAATCTCAGAGTGA
- the moto gene encoding meiosis-specific coiled-coil domain-containing protein MEIOC isoform X2 gives MTEDSLQYPNSEAKVQSSSGMQFNHFCPEPMRKDSNQSPDIYQNFNGFDAAEPTWPFSTFIGESEVSIPAIPDLTRPPPGLSTPPVVNACFSKSRVGKSENTMPMPGKEDCFYNTSVNVLENMNALNDPRCLPNKTNDSYFSPYQDLFASSKRKIQKNCSFSLQDANKLANNIQALLMGDQGVYKFESAQNNFLRAQDENMSDIKSLPFQNMSAFVSHVPSFRTEMTGSLREQRGCEIGKNHPLQSDYTTKDFFGFGQSSEYFELPKSFTSPFNPPTPPQSKELSQRETGIPQTSLQQYHHGQSNQFPNQAKIPAKTKNNTDHQGISKLMSQSVAEFVPLLSSQQTPAARVFTDFGQGDGVSMEGRMSQACLGLGLEEGLRNGAGTGDGGEFLQLVQSRLQGSTGMCEGRFSQRFGMKPKPSTNISRETEKQQGLLQNPYQIPGSMYAGPTRKNGAVTNQAKLAPSQMLPYMYQMGNPRQNPCNLFPSSSLMPYGASVPLVDMSELLPDGEFPAFSPYLQELLGQNPAGGDGPLSGYLPSMRSPKLSKRRGKSPMSELHHYLEECYDQWRLLQKERKKTETVLLKSYPGKRVSAMTNISLPMMPPNPSRVDRLILDQLQEQAKVVGLLRKMERLQSFPLNANICSTLDRHLELICIAQARHRDKFLNSSSRQRQGLAFLWEDRDILILASALKDLSSSTRKSRTALWCALQMTLPKTTSSLEDGGEGDTCLPLSHHSPDHIISE, from the exons ATGACAGAAGACAGTCTGCAGTACCCTAATTCTGAGGCAAAGGTGCAATCCAGCTCTGGCATGCAGTTTAACCATTTCTGTCCTGAGCCCATGAGAAAAGATTCTAATCAAAGTCCTGACATTTACCAGAATTTTAATGGTTTCGATGCTGCTGAACCAACTTGGCCTTTCTCCACTTTCATTGGAGAATCTGAGGTATCCATCCCAGCTATCCCAGATCTAACCAGACCTCCTCCTGGCCTCAGTACCCCACCTGTTGTCAATGCCTGCTTTTCCAAGAGCAGGGTTGGTAAATCTGAAAATACCATGCCTATGCCTGGGAAAGAAGACTGCTTTTATAACACCAGTGTTAATGTTTTGGAGAACATGAATGCACTAAATGACCCTCGCTGCCttccaaataaaacaaatgactCCTACTTCAGCCCATACCAAGACCTCTTTGCATCAAGCAAACGAAAAATTCAAAAGAActgttcattttctctgcaaGATGCCAATAAGCTAGCCAATAACATTCAAGCTCTTCTCATGGGAGATCAGGGTGTTTATAAATTTGAATCAGCTCAGAACAATTTCTTGAGGGCTCAGGATGAAAACATGTCTGATATAAAGAGTCTCCCATTTCAAAACATGTCCGCATTTGTTTCTCATGTTCCTAGTTTTAGGACAGAAATGACAGGGAGCTTAAGAGAGCAAAGAGGTTGTGAGATTGGGAAGAATCATCCTTTGCAAAGTGATTACACAACCAAAGACTTTTTTGGATTTGGTCAGTCGTCAGAATATTTTGAGCTCCCTAAATCCTTTACATCCCCCTTCAACCCCCCAACTCCACCACAGAGTAAAGAGCTGAGTCAAAGAGAAACTGGAATTCCTCAAACCAGCCTTCAACAGTACCATCATGGCCAGTCAAACCAATTTCCAAATCAAGCTAAGATTCCTGCCAAGACCAAAAACAACACTGATCACCAGGGAATATCCAAGCTAATGTCCCAGTCTGTGGCTGAATTTGTTCCACTTCTGTCATCCCAGCAGACGCCTGCAGCCAGAGTCTTCACTGATTTTGGACAGGGTGATGGAGTGAGTATGGAAGGCAGGATGAGCCAGGCATGCTTAGGTTTAGGTTTGGAAGAAGGTCTGAGGAATGGAGCAGGCACTGGAGATGGAGGGGAGTTTTTGCAGTTAGTCCAAAGTAGGCTGCAAGGATCTACTGGCATGTGTGAGGGGCGTTTCTCTCAGCGATTTGGAATGAAACCCAAACCCTCAACTAACATTTCGAGGgagacagaaaaacagcaagGCCTGCTGCAGAACCCATATCAGATTCCAGGGAGCATGTATGCTGGTCCCACCAGAAAAAATGGTGCTGTAACCAACCAAGCCAAACTTGCACCATCTCAGATGCTCCCATACATGTACCAGATGGGGAATCCCAGGCAAAATCCATGTAATTTGTTCCCTTCCAGCTCCCTGATGCCCTATGGAGCATCTGTGCCTCTTGTGGACATGAGTGAGCTTCTTCCAGATGGAGAATTTCCAGCCTTCAGCCCTTACCTACAGGAACTCTTAGGGCAAAACCCAGCAGGTGGAGATGGACCTCTCTCTGGGTATCTCCCCTCCATGAGGTCACCCAAACTCAGCAAAAGACGAGGCAAAAGCCCTATGAGCGAACTGCACCATTATCTGGAGGAGTGCTATGATCAGTGGAGATTGttgcagaaagaaagaaagaag ACAGAGACTGTACTGTTGAAGAGCTATCCAGGAAAACGTGTGTCTGCGATGACCAATATCTCTCTGCCCATGATGCCCCCCAACCCTTCCAGAGTGGATAGGTTAATTCTGGACCAGCTTCAAGAGCAGGCCAAG gtGGTGGGTTTACTGCGGAAGATGGAGCGCTTGCAGAGTTTTCCACTCAATGCCAACATCTGTTCAACATTGGATAGACACCTAGAGTTGATCTGTATTGCTCAGGCCCGCCACAGGGATAAATTcctcaacagcagcagcagacagAGACAGGGCCTGGCTTTCCTCTGGGAGGACAGAG ATATCCTGATTCTGGCCTCTGCACTGAAGGACCTGAGCAGCAGCACCAGGAAATCTCGCACTGCTCTGTGGTGTGCTCTGCAGATGACATTGCCCAAAACCACCTCCAGTCTTGAGGATGGAGGAGAGGGAGACACCTGTCTACCTTTGAGCCATCACAGTCCTGACCACATAATCTCAGAGTGA
- the fzd2 gene encoding frizzled-2, whose translation MIMETAGSSSAFPTLLLLFFSLFSAVFGQYQGDHGIAVPDHGFCQPITIPLCTDIAYNQTIMPNLVGHYSQEDAGLEVHQFYPLVKVQCSPELKFFLCSMYAPVCTVLEKAIPPCRSICERAKQGCEALMNKFGFQWPERLRCENFPVLGGGNICVGQNDSAPTAPPAHNMPLPEAPEDHLYSPPDRPFRCPPSLKVPSYLNYKFLGESDCGAPCESSRTHGAYMFFNDQEIAFARVWILVWSCLCCASTLFTVTTYLVDMQRFKYPERPIIFLSGCYTMVSIAYITGYFLGDKVVCNERFFPESYKTIVQGTKKEGCTILFMMLYFFSMASSIWWVILSLTWFLAAGMKWGHEAIEANSQYFHLAAWAVPAVKTISILAMGQIDGDVLSGVCFVGLNNVDPLRGFVLAPLFIYLFIGTSFLLAGFVSLFRIRTIMKHDGTKTEKLERLMVRIGIFSVLYTVPATIVIACFFYEQAFREHWERSWITAHCKSLAIPCPMQPSPRMTPDFTVYMIKYLMTLIVGITSGFWIWSGKTLHSWRKFYTRLTNGQHGETTV comes from the coding sequence ATGATCATGGAGACTGCTGGGAGCTCTTCTGCTTTCCCCACGttactgctgctgtttttttcgCTGTTCTCTGCTGTGTTTGGACAGTATCAAGGTGACCATGGCATTGCTGTGCCTGACCACGGCTTCTGCCAGCCAATTACAATTCCACTGTGCACGGATATTGCCTACAACCAGACTATAATGCCCAACCTTGTGGGCCACTACAGCCAGGAGGATGCTGGATTGGAGGTGCACCAGTTCTACCCATTGGTCAAGGTCCAGTGTTCTCCAGAGCTCAAGTTTTTTTTGTGCTCTATGTATGCTCCTGTGTGTACTGTTTTGGAAAAGGCTATCCCCCCGTGTCGCTCCATTTGCGAGAGGGCCAAGCAGGGCTGTGAGGCGCTCATGAACAAATTCGGCTTCCAGTGGCCAGAAAGGCTGAGGTGCGAGAACTTCCCAGTGTTGGGCGGTGGCAACATATGCGTCGGCCAGAACGATTCAGCACCCACTGCGCCCCCAGCCCATAACATGCCGCTTCCGGAAGCACCGGAAGATCATCTGTACTCACCTCCAGACAGGCCTTTCCGCTGTCCACCTTCACTGAAGGTGCCATCATACCTCAACTACAAGTTCCTTGGGGAATCTGATTGCGGTGCCCCTTGCGAATCTTCCCGAACCCACGGGGCCTACATGTTCTTCAATGACCAGGAGATCGCTTTTGCTCGAGTCTGGATCCTTGTCTGGTCATGCCTGTGTTGTGCATCCACCCTTTTCACTGTGACCACGTATCTGGTGGACATGCAGCGCTTCAAGTACCCTGAGCGGCCGATCATCTTCCTCTCCGGCTGTTACACCATGGTCTCCATTGCATACATTACAGGCTACTTTCTGGGGGATAAGGTTGTATGCAATGAACGCTTCTTCCCTGAGAGCTACAAAACCATTGTACAGGGCACCAAAAAAGAAGGATGCACCATTCTGTTTATGATGCTGTACTTCTTTAGCATGGCCTCCTCCATCTGGTGGGTCATTCTGTCACTCACCTGGTTCCTTGCTGCAGGGATGAAGTGGGGCCATGAAGCCATTGAAGCCAACTCCCAGTACTTCCACCTGGCAGCCTGGGCCGTACCTGCGGTAAAAACTATCAGTATCCTGGCCATGGGGCAGATAGACGGGGACGTTTTGAGTGGCGTCTGCTTTGTGGGCCTCAACAACGTGGACCCGCTCAGAGGCTTCGTTCTGGCGCCACTTTTCATCTACCTCTTCATCGGCACCTCCTTCCTGCTGGCTGGCTTTGTCTCACTCTTTCGCATCCGCACCATCATGAAACACGATGGCACCAAGACAGAAAAGCTGGAGAGGCTCATGGTGCGCATTGGCATCTTCTCCGTGCTCTACACGGTGCCGGCCACCATCGTCATTGCCTGTTTCTTCTATGAACAGGCCTTCCGGGAGCACTGGGAGCGCAGCTGGATCACTGCACACTGCAAGAGCCTGGCCATCCCCTGCCCCATGCAGCCCAGCCCGCGGATGACCCCAGACTTCACCGTCTACATGATAAAGTACCTCATGACCCTCATAGTTGGGATCACCTCTGGCTTCTGGATCTGGTCGGGCAAGACCCTCCACTCTTGGAGGAAGTTTTACACGCGCCTGACAAATGGACAACACGGCGAGACCACCGTGTAA